In one window of Macadamia integrifolia cultivar HAES 741 chromosome 2, SCU_Mint_v3, whole genome shotgun sequence DNA:
- the LOC122072054 gene encoding protein SCAI-like — MGDTTEVFKTFRGLVDSADRKFARVRDVPSYGHGHNHYFHKVFKAYTRLWKFQQENRLKLVESGLQRWEIGEIASRIGQLYYGQYLRTSEARFLLESYIFYEAILNRGYFEGPKGVAKNLNLRYKELRFYARFLIVSLLLNRSEMVQILVERFKALVDDSKASFRENNIKEWKQVVQEIVQFLKADLAFTNARTLRYCALFDSHPTSLPYVARFHARRVLKLKDALLMSYHRNEVKFTELTLDAFRMLQCLEWEPSGSFYQKRPVESASNGVSDQSGPSGLIDINIAMDMTDPTLPPNPKKTILYRASAPHLVSVLATLCEELLPESVLLVYLSASGKAGQSPQMESLKASRIPSNMKGDSSVYFGNSLWLGPRGSGGSNHFYPGDIIPFTRIPLFLIIDSDNSHAFKVVHGAERGETTALLLSPTKTVFRSSTGADLTQNGSQFTFFLTSPLQAFCQLFGLSPSDTAPGMYNKAENILATAFSEWEVILCKSTSLDLVWAQVLSDPFLRRLILRFIFCRSVLSLFCPPGDNEQYLPECLPHLPDSVSSSSEAVQSIVLHLAHTLGVECFQSKHT; from the exons ATGGGCGACACTACCGAGGTCTTCAAAACCTTCCGTGGTCTGGTTGATAGCGCTGACCGCAAATTCGCTAGGGTTCGTGACGTCCCATCGTATGGTCATGGACACAACCATTACTTCCACAAGGTCTTCAAGGCTTACACTCGTCTCTGGAAGTTCCAGCAAGAGAACCGTTTGAAGCTCGTCGAGTCTGGTCTTCAGAGATGGGAAATCGGTGAAATTGCGTCGAGGATTGGTCAGCTTTACTACGGTCAGTACTTGAGGACTAGTGAAGCAAGGTTTCTGCTCGAATCTTACATTTTCTATGAAGCTATACTTAATCGTGGTTATTTCGAGGGACCAAAAGGGGTGGCCAAGAATCTCAATTTGCGGTATAAGGAGTTGAGGTTTTATGCGAGGTTTCTCATTGTTTCGTTGCTGTTGAATCGGTCTGAAATGGTGCAAATACTCGTTGAGCGGTTTAAGGCTCTTGTTGATGATAGCAAGGCTTCTTTTCGG GAGAATAACATCAAAGAATGGAAGCAGGTGGTACAAGAAATTGTACAGTTTTTGAAAGCTGATTTAGCTTTTACAAATGCAAGGACTCTTCGatattgtgctttgtttgactCCCATCCTACTTCACTTCCATATGTAGCTCGATTCCATGCAAGGAGGGTTCTGAAGTTGAAAGATGCATTGCTGATGAGTTATCACCGGAATGAG GTCAAATTCACAGAACTAACTTTGGATGCTTTTAGAATGCTGCAATGTTTGGAATGGGAACCTAGTggatctttctaccaaaaacgTCCAGTGGAATCAGCCAGCAATGGTGTAAGTGACCAGTCTGGACCATCTGGGCTTATTGATATAAACATTGCCATGGATATGACAGATCCAACTCTACCTCCAAATCCTAAGAAGACTATTCTTTATCGTGCATCAGCGCCACATTTGGTATCT GTTCTTGCTACGTTGTGTGAAGAGCTCCTTCCAGAGAGTGTGTTACTAGTGTATTTATCAGCATCAG GAAAGGCTGGTCAAAGTCCTCAGATGGAAAGTTTGAAAGCTTCAAGGATCCCTTCAAACATGAAAGGAGATTCAAGTGTCTATTTCGGGAATTCTTTATGGCTGGGGCCTAGAGGAAGTGGAG GTTCAAACCACTTTTACCCTGGTGATATCATTCCTTTTACCAGAATACCTCTGTTCCTCATTATTGATAGTGACAATAGCCATGCGTTCAAG GTGGTGCACGGTGCAGAAAGGGGAGAGACTACCGCGCTGCTTCTTTCTCCCACAAAGACGGTATTCCGGAGCTCAACTGGGGCTGATCTAACTCAGAATGGTAGCCAGTTTACATTTTTCCTTACTTCTCCTTTACAAGCTTTTTGCCAATTGTTTGGCCTCTCACCCTCTGATACTGCTCCG GGTATGTACAACAAAGCTGAGAACATACTCGCCACTGCCTTTTCTGAATGGGAAGTGATACTCTGTAAATCAACTTCCCTCGATTTGGTGTGGGCCCAAGTTTTATCTGATCCATTTCTACGCAGGCTTATTCTCAG GTTTATATTTTGTCGGTCTGTGCTTTCTCTCTTCTGCCCTCCAGGGGATAATGAGCAATATCTACCCGAGTGCTTACCCCATCTTCCGGATTCCGTCTCTTCAAGCTCTGAAGCAGTTCAATCTATTGTCCTCCATCTGGCACATACCCTTGGTGTTGAGTGTTTCCAGTCCAAGCATACATAG